ATAGAAACAACTGGCAAAAAACATCTAATTTTGAAGAGTGAGTCTCAAATTCCTCTGCATCCTTAAAAAGAATCCTACATTCCTTATGCACATCCAGAGCACAATTTGCCCTCTCTGCTAATGTGGTTCATGGAAACTATGTCACAGCTGACTTTGGTCATCCACCCAAGTCAAGGCTACATCTGAGAAACTGGGAGCACATGACCTACTTTTTATTGGCTACATGATAAACGTCACGTTACAGTCAAAGCAGCTGATCCCAGACTTGTCTGCTGGTCTAACTCTTTATGGATGTCCAAGAACAAACACAGTCAAAGCTGATCCTGATTCAGTTATTGAGAGTAAATCTCCTTTCTTTGAAATAACAAATAGATGACATAGTAAAAAAGAGGCTCCCATAGGAAATCTGACCTTATTTATCTCTCACAGCTCCAATAAGGCCACTGAATTACATTGTTTTTAGGAGGGCCACAAGAAGTCCTCATAATGTATAAAAAATGCCTTACCTAAGATATTGcaaaaaatctgatcacagatcaGCTATGGACTCACCTTCATCCTCATATCACGCCCGTGCTTCTCCAGCTCTTTGCGCATGTCTTCACGGCCCTGCTTACAAGCGTTGATCACCAGATAGTTCCACTCGATGGGCTGGAAAACATGTGGATTGTGGGGCACATACAGGCCGATCTTTATCTTCTTCATAGTGTGCTGGTAGTGGCGATATGAGTCCTCAAAATCGAAAACTAGCTCGCTGAGTGTACGGAAGGTCAGAGCTCTATCCATGAGATCGGCACGGCGACTCATACCCAAGGTGCCATAGCGGCCGTTACAGTAAACGCCCAACACCACATGATGGAAGTGGTGCCCGGAGAACTGTGTCTTAAAGCTGATGGGGAAACGTTCCACAGAGGTCAGACCGTTGGTAAGGTAGCTAGTGGTAAAGAGTCAAGGTTTTGCTTGACAGCTTATTTGATTCAAGTTCATTCATTAGTGATGGGATAATCAGGATAGCTTAAATGTGTAAAATCAAGTCTAGAATTAGTAGCTCCTAGAGAAAGAAGTGATAATGAAATGGCAAACTGATTTTTATCAGCGTTAAAATTCAGGAGGGTACCGAAGCCTTCCCAAGGTTTCTTAAC
The nucleotide sequence above comes from Myxocyprinus asiaticus isolate MX2 ecotype Aquarium Trade chromosome 25, UBuf_Myxa_2, whole genome shotgun sequence. Encoded proteins:
- the LOC127416088 gene encoding tubulinyl-Tyr carboxypeptidase 2-like isoform X2, with the translated sequence MSVPDWLHAVQNYMRNLQYNHTGTQFFEIKKTRPLSGLMETAREMIRESLPIKCLESVILGIYLTNGLTSVERFPISFKTQFSGHHFHHVVLGVYCNGRYGTLGMSRRADLMDRALTFRTLSELVFDFEDSYRHYQHTMKKIKIGLYVPHNPHVFQPIEWNYLVINACKQGREDMRKELEKHGRDMRMKILKSSSAQSPIKERTRGKSLSPRRRPGTSPQRHQHIHRRDKSPAALDRKPSELSTLSDGYQIRI